One Siniperca chuatsi isolate FFG_IHB_CAS linkage group LG5, ASM2008510v1, whole genome shotgun sequence DNA window includes the following coding sequences:
- the LOC122876311 gene encoding leukocyte surface antigen CD53-like: protein MKRCTVHSTIRRGSVSNTKHKSENRDKQIVLPNRSDQRCYRMAQGCLKFLKYTMCAANFLCFICGVAVLGFGVYMMVNFKMAALTPNLAKFNVANMLLISGIVITCVSFLGFLGALKENRCLLLTFFLLLFLLMLVELTAACFLLMYESKIGELVTEDLNKGLKNARDNRVNSTNVVNEWDLLQRNLDCCGVDNVTDWGMKIPDSCCPDGCNSKKYRLKGCLITLQNFFEDNFLNTGVSVIALCIIEVLGMCFAMTLYCHISSSGLGYKL, encoded by the exons ATGAAGCGCTGCACGGTCCATAGCACTATAAGAAGGGGAAGTGTAAGCAACACTAAACACAAGTCTGAAAACAGAGACAAGCAGATTGTTCTCCCAAACAG GTCTGATCAGAGGTGTTACAGAATGGCTCAAGGCTGCCTCAAGTTTTTAAAGTACACCATGTGTGCTGCCAACTTcctttgtttt ATATGTGGTGTGGCGGTGCTGGGTTTCGGTGTGTACATGATGGTGAACTTCAAGATGGCCGCACTCACCCCTAACTTGGCCAAATTCAACGTGGCCAACATGCTCCTGATCAGCGGCATCGTCATCACCTGCGTGTCCTTCCTGGGCTTCCTGGGCGCTCTGAAGGAGAACCGCTGTCTCCTCCTGACG tttttcctgctgctgttcCTTCTGATGCTCGTGGAGCTGACAGCAGCATGCTTCCTACTCATGTATGAGAGCAAG ATTGGTGAATTGGTGACCGAGGATCTCAACAAGGGTTTGAAAAATGCAAGAGATAATCGTGTAAATTCAACGAATGTAGTGAATGAGTGGGATCTGCTTCAGAGAAAC TTGGATTGCTGTGGAGTCGATAATGTGACAGACTGGGGAATGAAAATACCTGATTCTTGCTGCCCTGATGGATGTAACAGCAAGAAGTACAGGCTAAAG GGTTGTTTGATCACCTTGCAGAACTTCTTTGAGGATAATTTTCTAAACACTGGGGTTTCTGTCATTGCCCTCTGCATTATCGAG GTCTTGGGAATGTGTTTCGCCATGACACTGTACTGCCACATCAGTAGCTCTGGACTGGGCTACAAGTTATAG
- the araf gene encoding serine/threonine-protein kinase A-Raf, producing the protein MSSTSSSYSSSGETSPEDVPRGGGTIRVYLPNKQRTVVNVRQGQTVHESLDKALKVRGLSQDCCAVFRLLEGRKRLTDWDTDITPLVGEELLVEVLDDIPLTMHNFVRKTFFKLAYCDFCHKFLFNGFRCQTCGYKFHQHCSSKVPTVCVDMDTVSKRCDPNTCTDEYPRILLPENSPSQSNLALTPEPAGMDLLSPTSAFRFPMPGGDGQSLQRHRSTSTPNVHMVSTVGPAGTSIIEEALKFNNTMGPEPSPKPSTSPPSSLGSPGRRPPKSPSEHKERKPSSSDDKKKVHRGGYRDSSYYWEVHSREVTIQKRIGAGSFGTVFKGKWHGDVAIKILKVTMPTPEQLQAFKNEMQVLRKTRHVNILLFMGYMTKPNFAIITQWCEGSSLYRHLHVTETKFDTMRRIDVARQTAQGMDYLHAKNIIHRDLKSNNIFLHEGWTVKIGDFGLATVKSRWSGSQQVEQPSGSILWMAPEVIRMQDTNPYTFQSDVYGYGVVLFELMTGTLPYSNINNRDQIIFMVGRGYLSPDLSKLYSTSPKSMKRLIVDCLKFKRDERPLFPQILVAIEQVQDLLPKIERSRSEPSLHRAVHAEDLNPLLFHTTRLMPL; encoded by the exons atgtcctccacctcctcctcctactcctcctcGGGGGAGACTAGTCCAGAGGATGTACCCCGAGGTGGGGGCACTATCCGAGTCTACCTCCCCAACAAACAGAGGACAGTG GTGAATGTTCGCCAAGGACAGACTGTGCATGAGAGTCTAGATAAAGCCCTCAAAGTGAGAGGCCTAAGCCAAGACTGTTGTGCTGTATTTCGCCTTCTGGAAGG CCGTAAGAGACTGACAGATTGGGATACAGACATAACTCCTCTGGTTGGAGAGGAGCTTTTAGTCGAAGTCCTGGATGATATTCCCCTTACCATGCACAACTTT GTACGGAAAACCTTCTTCAAGCTGGCTTACTGTGATTTTTGCCACAAGTTTCTTTTTAACGGCTTCAGATGTCAGACATGCGGCTACAAATTTCACCAGCACTGCAGTAGCAAGGTCCCTACTGTGTGCGTGGACATGGATACAGTGAGCAAACG GTGTGATCCCAATACCTGCACAGATGAGTACCCACGGATACTATTGCCAGAAAATTCCCCATCACAGAGCAACCTAGCCTTAACCCCAGAGCCTGCTGG GATGGACCTGCTGTCTCCGACCTCTGCCTTTCGCTTCCCCATGCCGGGTGGAGATGGCCAATCTCTACAGAGGCATCGCTCCACCTCCACTCCCAATGTTCATATGGTCAGCACCGTGGGCCCTGCTGGTACCAGCATTATAGAG GAAGCACTAAAATTCAACAACACAATgg GTCCTGAGCCCTCACCGAAGCCCTCCACCAGCCCGCCGTCTTCTCTCGGCTCTCCGGGGAGAAGACCACCCAAGTCTCCCTCAGAGCACAAGGAGCGCAAGCCCTCCTCGTCCGACGACAAAAAGAAAGTG CACCGAGGGGGCTACAGAGACTCTAGTTACTACTGGGAGGTCCACTCTCGAGAAGTCACCATTCAGAAGAGAATAGGTGCTGGCTCCTTTGGAACAGTCTTCAAGGGCAAGTGGCATGGAGACGTGGCAATCAAGATCCTTAAAGTCACCATGCCAACGCCTGAGCAGTTGCAGGCCttcaaaaatgaaatgcagGTCTTACG GAAGACCCGCCATGTTAACATCCTGCTGTTCATGGGCTACATGACTAAGCCCAACTTTGCCATCatcacacagtggtgtgaaggCAGCAGCCTGTACCGCCATCTGCATGTCACAGAAACCAAGTTTGACACTATGCGTCGCATTGATGTGgccagacagacagcacagGGCATGGA ttaTCTTCATGCAAAGAATATAATTCATCGAGATCTGAAATCAAACA ATATTTTTCTCCACGAGGGCTGGACTGTTAAGATTGGTGACTTTGGCTTGGCAACGGTGAAGTCTCGGTGGAGCGGCTCTCAACAAGTAGAACAGCCCAGTGGATCCATTCTCTGGATG GCTCCTGAGGTGATCCGAATGCAGGACACCAACCCATATACGTTCCAGTCTGATGTATACGGCTACGGAGTAGTGCTGTTTGAGCTGATGACAGGGACCCTGCCTTACTCCAATATCAACAACAGAGACCAG ATAATCTTTATGGTTGGACGCGGTTACTTGTCTCCAGACCTCAGTAAGCTGTATAGTACCTCACCCAAGTCAATGAAAAGGCTTATCGTTGACTGCCTGAAGTTCAAACGTGATGAGAGGCCCCTGTTTCCACAG ATCCTGGTAGCCATTGAGCAGGTTCAAGACCTGCTGCCAAAAATCGAGCGGAGTCGCTCAGAGCCGTCACTCCATCGGGCTGTCCATGCTGAGGACCTGAACCCCCTCCTGTTCCACACCACCAGGCTGATGCCCCTCTAA